One segment of Sulfobacillus thermosulfidooxidans DSM 9293 DNA contains the following:
- a CDS encoding purine-cytosine permease family protein, which produces MASDPMIQNDQAFQIETEGIGIIAPSKRHGTPKELFFVWFAAVLTFTGVIIGQLFTALGLNVWESLVAAVLCSISFAILGWASATGPKSGTVTLTTSRAAFGIKGNVVPAFFSWLSAVGWEAVTMVLTVYALLSLSQIMGGPGSGTVPTIIALIVAIALTYIVPLFGHATVVLMQRILAYALAVSGVLLLIGVIPHVNWGFAPSVKSMAADGPFPTFVLALSIGLISTVWGWTNFAADYSRYLPKDTPSKQIVWFTFLGGGIASFIVMSLGILLGTFINAKAYAQNPVLAITHAVPAWAVVPFLVVVILGDVTANYLNSYSSGMSFLSMGIRMKRYLAVIVDAAICTLIALYALFISPGFVNFFENFLSLNILVIGPWTAIYLVYYWMYKGQYHSADLVDSSPRSAYWYSGGVNWRALIALFVGAFATFWTVNSALWVSPLSTHWFGGADLSAYFGPVFTGLLFFILMRNSSQELSVMQAKAQ; this is translated from the coding sequence GTGGCATCTGATCCAATGATTCAAAATGATCAGGCGTTTCAGATTGAGACCGAAGGCATAGGCATTATTGCGCCGAGTAAACGTCATGGAACACCCAAAGAACTGTTTTTTGTGTGGTTTGCTGCTGTTTTAACATTCACTGGGGTGATTATAGGACAGTTATTTACGGCTCTTGGCCTCAATGTGTGGGAATCCCTTGTCGCTGCCGTGTTGTGTTCGATTTCCTTTGCTATTTTAGGTTGGGCTTCGGCCACTGGACCGAAATCGGGTACTGTCACCCTGACCACTTCGCGGGCAGCATTTGGAATCAAAGGCAATGTCGTTCCTGCGTTTTTTAGTTGGCTCTCGGCTGTTGGTTGGGAAGCGGTAACGATGGTATTGACGGTCTATGCCTTGTTGAGCTTGTCTCAAATCATGGGAGGTCCCGGTTCCGGAACCGTTCCAACGATTATTGCCCTGATCGTGGCGATTGCGTTGACCTATATTGTTCCTTTGTTTGGCCATGCGACCGTTGTGCTCATGCAGCGGATTCTTGCCTATGCCTTAGCTGTCAGTGGAGTCTTATTACTTATTGGTGTGATTCCCCATGTAAATTGGGGTTTCGCTCCCTCTGTAAAATCTATGGCAGCTGATGGCCCATTCCCCACCTTTGTTCTTGCCCTGTCTATTGGATTAATTTCAACTGTGTGGGGATGGACCAATTTTGCTGCCGATTATTCCAGATATTTACCCAAAGACACGCCATCCAAACAAATTGTTTGGTTCACATTTTTAGGTGGGGGAATTGCATCATTTATCGTGATGAGTTTAGGCATTTTGCTGGGAACCTTTATCAATGCCAAAGCCTACGCCCAAAATCCTGTCTTAGCAATCACGCATGCGGTTCCGGCATGGGCGGTTGTTCCTTTTCTCGTCGTCGTAATTCTGGGCGATGTCACCGCGAACTATTTGAATTCGTATAGTTCAGGAATGAGCTTTTTGTCCATGGGTATTCGCATGAAGAGGTATCTCGCTGTTATCGTGGATGCGGCCATCTGCACACTCATTGCATTATATGCGTTATTTATTTCACCGGGATTCGTGAACTTTTTCGAAAACTTTTTAAGTCTCAATATTCTTGTGATTGGACCGTGGACGGCCATTTATCTGGTTTACTATTGGATGTACAAAGGTCAATATCACAGTGCCGATCTCGTGGATTCTTCGCCGCGTAGTGCGTATTGGTACAGTGGGGGTGTGAATTGGCGGGCGTTGATTGCCTTATTTGTGGGAGCATTTGCAACTTTTTGGACGGTTAATTCGGCTTTATGGGTCAGTCCTTTATCAACGCACTGGTTTGGGGGCGCCGATTTAAGTGCATATTTTGGACCGGTTTTCACGGGATTACTCTTCTTTATCCTGATGCGGAACTCTTCTCAAGAGCTATCAGTGATGCAAGCTAAGGCGCAATAG